One genomic segment of Odocoileus virginianus isolate 20LAN1187 ecotype Illinois chromosome 33, Ovbor_1.2, whole genome shotgun sequence includes these proteins:
- the CCL26 gene encoding C-C motif chemokine 26 — MKNFPMASLLFLVLILSVDLGATTRGSDVAKFCCFQYSQKPLPWKWVRSYEFTRDSCSQKAVIFTTKRGQKVCAQPKKAWVQKYISLLKAQRQL, encoded by the exons ATGAAGAACTTCCCTAtggcttcccttcttttcctggtTCTTATCCTGAGTGTCGATCTCGGAGCTACCACAC gtGGCAGTGATGTGGCCAAGTTCTGCTGTTTCCAATACAGCCAAAAACCCCTTCCCTGGAAGTGGGTGCGTAGCTATGAATTCACCAGGGACAGCTGCTCCCAGAAGGCTGTGAT ATTCACCACCAAGAGAGGCCAGAAAGTATGTGCCCAGCCGAAGAAAGCATGGGtgcaaaaatacatttcattacTCAAAGCCCAGCGACAACTGTGA